In Thermus antranikianii DSM 12462, one DNA window encodes the following:
- a CDS encoding tyrosine-type recombinase/integrase, whose protein sequence is MEPALIWKSLGIKKPEKALQPLAPYAEYLLLERGYSPRGVRRYLQDLALWFRFLQEEDFTPGPEAVRALLLKERWAPRRVQGFLAALRSYYRYLAQVKGEAVSDPTEGIGRPKAGRRLPLHPAPEELKRFLEALEAEKEARLLSRLARFLYGTGLRISEALSLKGRNVILEGSVPVAIRVVGKGNKERLVPLSRTAREVLLELGPPQGNVSIFTFTQGRHRGRVPSARYVEARFREAALRAGLDPRRFTPHKLRHAYATLLVEVGVELDAVKDLLGHESIATTQIYLHASRERLKEAAQRLPDL, encoded by the coding sequence GTGGAACCCGCTCTTATTTGGAAATCCCTCGGCATTAAAAAGCCCGAGAAGGCCCTTCAACCCCTGGCCCCCTATGCCGAATACCTCCTTTTGGAGCGAGGGTACTCCCCTAGGGGGGTGCGCCGCTACCTCCAGGACCTGGCCCTCTGGTTCCGTTTCCTCCAGGAAGAGGATTTCACCCCGGGCCCCGAGGCGGTCCGGGCGCTCCTCCTCAAGGAGCGCTGGGCCCCAAGGAGGGTGCAGGGGTTCTTAGCGGCCCTCCGCAGCTACTACCGCTACCTGGCCCAGGTCAAGGGAGAAGCCGTGTCCGATCCCACGGAGGGCATCGGCCGCCCTAAGGCCGGGCGCAGGCTCCCCTTGCACCCCGCTCCGGAGGAGCTCAAGCGTTTCCTCGAGGCTCTGGAAGCCGAAAAGGAGGCTAGGCTCCTCAGCCGCCTGGCCCGCTTCCTCTACGGCACGGGGCTTCGCATCTCCGAGGCCCTTTCCCTGAAGGGCCGGAACGTGATCCTCGAGGGCTCGGTTCCCGTGGCCATCCGGGTGGTGGGTAAGGGGAACAAGGAAAGGCTGGTGCCCCTTTCCAGGACCGCCCGGGAGGTGCTTCTGGAGTTGGGGCCACCCCAGGGTAATGTGAGTATTTTCACTTTCACTCAGGGAAGGCACCGGGGCAGGGTTCCCTCCGCCCGGTACGTGGAGGCTAGGTTCCGGGAGGCGGCCCTAAGGGCGGGCCTGGATCCCAGGCGCTTCACCCCGCACAAGCTCCGCCACGCCTACGCCACCTTGTTGGTGGAGGTGGGCGTGGAGCTGGATGCCGTGAAGGACCTCTTGGGCCACGAGTCCATCGCCACCACCCAGATCTACCTCCACGCCTCCCGGGAAAGGCTCAAGGAAGCGGCCCAAAGGCTTCCCGACCTCTAA